The Catenulispora sp. MAP5-51 DNA window GGTGCGACGCCTGGGGCGGCTCCGATCTCGGATGCCGGGAGCGGAGCCAGAATGCTGAGATAGCCTGCGATCGCCCCGGGCCCGTAAACCTCGCTGAGCCACATGTAGTCGGCGGGCAACGGATTCCCGTAGCCACGCACGATTTCCTCCGGGCTCGGGAGAGCCCACTTCTCGCTCGGCGGTTCAAGAAGCCGCAGCAGTTCTTCCCTCGACGACATGGCCACCCTCCTCTGCTCGAACGCTGATCACCAACCGACCCGCGTCACCTACCGATATTGACCCAGGCGTTGTTCGCCCGGCTCCATAGCTCGTTCTGGATTGTGTCGCTGATATTGATGGGGCTATTGGTGCAGTTCGCGACACACACCGCCGACATCTTGACGGCCTAAGGCATCACATTTCCGCCATCGTATTCGGGATAGACAACATAGGCGACCGTTTGACCCCTGGTACTCACTGCGGCCTTGATCTGGCTCTCGTAAGTCAACATATTCGGGTTCAGAACCTTGATTCCGGCGATCGAGAAGGCGTTGGTCGCCCGGCTGCACGTCAAGAACTTCGATCGCTCGCCATCCGCGAGCCCGCCGCCGCTACGGAAGCGACAGAATAGACATATGAACGCCGACTCATCGGGGATCCGGACGCCACTGATCTGCTTGCTTACCGAGCTCGTGCAGGGGCGTGTCCGCGTCCGCCGCGCCGTCGGCCTTGGCTCCGCCGCGATCCTTGCCGACAGCACCGCCCTCGAGATCTAACCGCGTGCACGCTGGACGTACGGCAGGGGCTTCTCCGGCTCAGAATGGCGCTCGCGCCGTCGCAAACCGAAACCCCCACCGCGTCTGCGACGTGAAGGCTCACCGATCCGGGGTGGGCGCGCCGTCAGGTACTCACCCGCAAACCGGAAGATCAGCCATACCCCCTTTGAGCTGCGAAGGTAAGCGCCAGCTAAGACAGTAGACGCTCCGGAAATGCTCCATACCCTGCTGCTTCAGCCCGTTCTTGCCGAGCTGGCTAGGGCGAAGCGGCCCTCGGACATGGGCCGGCGCGGGTTGACCGCGCTTTTCTGGTCAACTATCCGACCCGTAGGGCACCCTCCGGCTGGAGATGGACGAGTGGCTCGACTTCGCCATGCTCACCACGCCCCATCCCCGGACCCCGGCCAGCACGGTCGGCCAGCCAGCAACGGAGTCCCGTCATGCCCGTTGAACAGTACGGACACTGGATCAGAGCCGCCGGCACCCCCGCCTTCGCGCAGGACGGCCCCCCGGCCGCGGGGCTTGCACTCGCGTGCGCCCTGCACGCCCTCAACGAGAACTCCAAGGCCGTCGAGCAGTGCCCCGCCGCCGTGGTGCTGACCGTCTCCGGCCCGGCGCAAGCCGCGCCAGGCTAGGTCGTGCCACTCGCACCGCCGAGAATGCGCGCTGCGGCCGCTCACGGAGTGTGGTCCAGAGGCACACGAGATCGCTACACGCTGTCACCTAAAGTGATTCAGTAGTGACCGGATCGATCAACTGTGCTAATTTTGCGAGTCGTGTATATCAGAGCACACATACACTCAGCCACCCGTACACGTCTCCTGATCACCCTTCTGCTGGCGTTGGGCCTGGTCTCAACAGCCAACATCCCGGCCTCCGCGAGCACAGGTGGACAGAACGTGCGATCCGTGCGCACGTTCGAAGCACCCCTCACCGTAGACCGCGACTCGACGCTTCATCGCTTGATGGCAGGAGCGGATCCGACGAGTCTCGGGCTGCACGCCCCGGCCAAGGTGGACACCAGCAAGTTCCACCAGGCGGATGTCGATCGGATTACCAGGCAGCACACAGCCGTCGTCAGCGCCGACTCGATGAGCAAGGCCGGGACGGCGCAACCGAACGCAGTCCCAAACCCGCCACCGTTGAGCGTGGCCGACTGCAAAGCGGCGGTCCAGGCCTCAGGCAACGACTTCTACGTCGCTTCGCGCTACGACATCTGCCAGTCGGACAACTTGTTCTTCCAGTTCCTGCAGAACGGCCAGGTGATCGGGGGCCTCGTCTACAGCAGGACGATCATCGGCACCTCGGCCGGCATGCCGACAGAGCCGGAGCGCCAACTCTTCTTCACCGTCACCCTGGACAGCCTCTCTCCGATCGGCACTGTCGACTCGGACATGCTGTTCACCCCGTCATGGTCGGTGACGAACGTCTACGGACCCGCGCCCACAAGGTCGGGCTCGGACAGCGCCTGGATGCTGTCCGATCTCATCGCGAACGGCACCACATCGAACACATGGACCTACAACACCACCGCCGGCAGCGGGCAAGGATCCGATGACGTGTACTCCGACCTAGCAGAGTTCACTCTCGGCTTCGTCCCAGGGCCAGGTTGGTCATGTGTGCAGTGTGACCCCGTCTCGACCGTACCGATGGCGATGCGCTGGGACAACGCCAGTTACGCCAGCTACGTAGCCTCGCCGTTCGGAGGAGCGATCTTCCCATACCTGGTAGCGCTGCAGTACGACACCAACGGCAATGAGGGCGCAGTTGCCAAACACATATACACAGCCTGCGGAAACCCAGCTGCCACCTTCCCGACCAACCCGGCTAAGGCGGTTCCGGGCTGCGACGCCGACCACCCCCTTCATCGACTGAACACCACCACCCTCCTTCAGCGCTACAAAGACAATCGCAATTTCGCAAGAGCCACCTGCCGCGCACAGTGGGGTGCCCAGTACAGCCAGGGAAACACTCTGGACTGCGACGAGTATCCCTTCGCTCTCACCTACGAAGGCGCTGCACAAAATAAGTACGAACCGGCCACGCCGGCCAATAACTACTCGGCGATGCCGCTCAACAAGAGCCAGAACGATTCGGCGGGCAACGCGCTGATCAACTTCCTTCGCTGGCAGCGGGTTCTGACCACGCAGACTGACGACGGCTTCTACGTGACGATCACCGGTGTGGCCGGTCCTCCTCCGCCGCCGCCCGCCGTCGATCCGCTCACCGTGGGACGGATCAACGGCTCGCTCGTGCGGGCCTCCCACATCGATGCTCTAACGGACAGCCGGCTGGCGGCCGAGATGTCGAACATGGCGAATCTGCACATGAACACCGTGGTCCTCGAGTCCAGCGTCGACATCGACGATCTCCAGGCCGGCGGGGTCCCGACCGCTTCCTATCCGAACGCCCTGCAATATCACCGGTCCACCCAGACCGACGTCGTCGGCCGACTACTTTCCGCGGCAGACGCCGCTGGAATCCACGTACTGATCGGGCTGGCCGCCGACGACAGGTGGCTACAGAACGTCAACGACGCGTCGGCGACACGGACCGACGCGGACGCGTCCCGCGAGACGGCTGACGACCTGTGGACGCTCTACGGCTCGCACGCCTCATTCGGTGGCTGGTACCTGCCGCTCACCGTGGACAACATCCATTTCGCCTCTGCTACGGCCCAGACGAACCTGGTGAACTACTACGACACCATCACCGAAGAACTGCGGGCAATCACCGGCGACCTCACCGTCGCGACCGCCGCGAACTTCGATGCCGTCGACACGTCGCTCCCCGGCTGGCAGGACAGCACCGCCTATGCCGCAACATGGCAGAGCATCCTGCCCCAAGCGGATCTGGATATCGTCGACCTGCAGGACGGCGTCGGCGACCAGCATGCCAGCGCGGCCACCATGGGCACCTGGTTCACAGCGATGGGGGACGCGTTCAGCGCTGCGGGCGGAAACACAGAGCTGTACTCCGGCTCGCAGACATACGTCGCCGACGCCTCTGGGCGCACGACGCCGGCGGGTGTGAAGACGATAGTGGCCGACATCAACGCCACGAAAACCGCGGCATACACGGACTGGTCCGCGTCTTACCTCGACTACCTGTCCCCGGACTCCGGCTATAACGCGGACAACGGCTCCTTCACCCAGGCGTACGCCGACTGGGCCGCCACGGGCACTGGCGACGGCGGCGATGGAGACGCGCCACCAACCACGCCGACCGGCGTGACCGCAACCGCCATCGATGCCCAGAACATCAAGGTGACGTGGTCAGCCTCGACCGATCCCAAACTGCCCGTCGCCGGCTACAAGATCATCCGCAATGGCAATCCGATCGCCACACTCATCGGTACAACAACTACTTACACCGATTCGCAGCTGATCGGCTCCACCGCATACACCTACAAGATTCAGGCATTCGACGGTGCTGGAAACACTTCTGCATCAAGCAGCAACGCGACCGCCACGACATCGGTCACTCCGACCGCAGTGACAAACTACGCCCGATGCGGTGCGGCAGCAGGCGCACCCGGGTGCTCCTACACCAGCGACTACAAGGCTGACGTCGCAGGTTACCCAGACGACTTCGACACGAAGCTGACAGACGGCGTCATGGGCACTGCGGCACTGGGTACCGCTTGGCAGGGACGAGATCTCGGGAACTACTCCTTCACTGTCGACCTGGGCACGACCAAGAGCATCACGCAGATCAAGAGCGACTGGCTGCAACTGCGGCAAGACGCGGTCTGGGACTCGGCGTACCTGCCCGCCTACCTGGACTTCTCCACCTCCACCGACGGCACCAACTGGACGGACGTCGGGCTGGTCCCGGAGCCGATGACCAGCGCGACCGCTCAGACCAAAACCTACAAACTACTGAACCTGAACACCGTCGGGCGCTATGTCAAGGTCACCGTGACCGCGCGACCGGGATGGACCATGACCGACGAACTGCAGGTATACGGGAACTGAAATAGTAGCCTGGTGTGGGCCCGCTTACGGGCCCACACCGCAAATCCCGCCGGAGCAGCCTCACATGGCCCAGCCAGTTCGCACGGTGACCGATGAGGTCGTCGTCTCCTACCACCGCTTCAACCTCGAAGACGCCGACCGCAACAACGTCGAGGAACCGCCGTCACATGACTGGCTCCCTCAAGACAATCTGACCGTGCGCCAAGGCATCGTCTACATGGTGAGCCCGGGACACACCTTCTCCGCCCTGGTCACCATGCAGGCCTGGTCCGAAGAGCCGCCCATGCAACCAGAGGGCCTGTGGGAGACCACAGCTGACCTGGAAATGGTTTGCCGCTCAGGAATCGTCACCACGGTCAACGGAACGAGAGACCACCGCACCGCACCGCTCCTTCTGAGCGACGGGCCGATGGTGTACCACCTCCGCGTCAACTCCCGCGGGCACGAGCGCATGCGTGAGCTGGAAGGCGGCGGTGGCATCCCGGAAGAGGGCGAAGAAGACCGCCCCGGGGAGGAATACCTCTTCCAGTTTTGGCCCGCGCGGCCCATCCCGGACGAGCTCGCACCACCATCCCACCCGAAGCGGTCGCCCCGAGTCCCGGACGCGTTGCGACAGCATTGAACAGTGGATAGACCCATCCCCGACATCCCGTGCCAGTGGCCGATCGGCAACTTCTGCGTCGCCTTGACCTTGCCGGTGTCGGCGTCGCGGAACTGCAGGGTTGTGGCCACTGCTCCGTCGACCCGGTTGGCGTCGAACGCTGGATCCCACCACATTGGACCCGATCTGGACGACGAACCCAAAGGCAGCATCGGCCAACAGTACGCCGTCGCCGTCAGCGGAACCCGCGTCGTCATCAGGTGCCAACCAGGTCACCGCATCGCATCGGACCATACCGGCTTGGTCACCCAGCCCGCCGGAAGGTTCACCGGCTCGGCTGCTGTCACCGGCCGCTCCTCCATTCAGCCTCGTTTCAAACGTTGCCTGCGATAGAGCCGTCGACAAGAGAACCGCACTGTAGCCCCGCACGAGGCTCACGCGACTTGCCGTGACCCGAAACGCCCGTTTTCCCGGCCCATGTGGTTGACCCGCATCGCAACCGGCCGTACGCGATGCACCGCTCAACCGTGTGGGAGACCGCTTTGACGATCCAACCCGCCCTGCCGTTCCCCGAGCTCGATCCCCTCACCGCCGATCTACCGCTGTCGGTGTGGACCACCGGCCAGCAGGACTCCAGGACGCAGCGCCGCGGACGCTACCTCCCGGCCTCCATGGCTCACCCCGGCAAGATGCTGCCGGCCATCGCCCGGCAGGCCATCGAGCACTACACCAGCCCTGACGACCTGGTCATCGACCCGATGTGCGGCATCGGCACCACGTTGGTGGAGGCGATCCACACGGGTCGCGACGCGATCGGCGTGGAATACGAGCAGCGCTGGGCGGACCTGGCCTTGGACAACATCGGCCATGCCGCCGACCGGGGCGCGACCGGCGGGGCGACGGCTATCTGCGGCGACGCCCTGCACATCGATGAGCTCGTCTCCCCCGACGTTCACGGCCGAGCCGCGCTCGTTCTGACATCCCCGCCGTACGGGAGCTCGGTGCATGGGCAGGTCCGCTCCACCCGCGACACCGGGCGGCCGAACGTGGAGAAGTTCGACCACCACTACAGCCGCGACCCTGCCAACCTCGCCCATCGCAGCCTCGAGGACCTGATGGCCGGCTTCACCGAAATCCTGACCAGCTGCCGCAAGCTGCTCAAGCCCGGCGGGTTCCTGGCGGTCACCGCCCGTCCCATTCGGCGGGGCGGGGCGTTGGTCGACATCCCCACGATGGCTCAAATGCGTCGACGGCCAAGAGGACCTCGCCCGCAAGCGCATCGAACAGGCCCTGGACTGGACGGAGGACACCGAAGAGAAGGACATCAACGAGAAGCCCTCGACGCCCGAACGGCCCTGAACGTGGGCGCGCATAGGGCGCGATCTTCGATAAATCATGATCAAAGTCGCGCCCGAGTACGACACGGCACTCGAACCAGGATCGCACTAGAAATGGCGCCGACATGCCGCGCAAGCCCCTGACCAGGGAAAGGAGGTTCCCCGAGCGGGGAACCAGAACACTCGTTCGTAGGGCGCGTGGGACTCGAACCCACAACCCACGGGTTAAAAGCCCGCTACTCTGCCAGTTGAGCTAGCGCCCCACACACGCCCCGGCGTGTGTCGCGTACCAGGGTAGCGGGTCGGTCGTCGTTAGCAGAACCGGTTACGGATTCGCCCCGGGGCGCGCCCGCCGGACGGGCGTACGCCCGGGGCCGCTAATCATTTTGGCACCGGGCTGATCGTGCTCTATGCTTCAACTCGTCCCCGACGGACGGATGGACGTTGAGGGCAGACCAGCCCCCATCGTCTAGAGGCCTAGGACGCCGCCCTTTCAAGGCGGTAACACGGGTTCGAATCCCGTTGGGGGTACGCGACACCAGCGAGGCAGAAACGCGGTTATGAACCGCGGCGGTAATCCGATATGCTCTACCGGGCGGTCGGGAAACCGGCCGAACAGGTGAAGCAAGGCAGTGCAAGTACATACCAAGGTCCCGTGGAGCAGCTAGGAGTGCTCGCCACCCTGTCAAGGTGGAGGCCGCGGGTTCAAATCCCGTCGGGACCGCACACGAAGAGCCGCCGCAAGGCGGCTCTTCTGCGTTGCCGGGCCTGGCCGGCCCCCTGGCGGAACGCGGTGATCGGCTCAGGCGTTCACAGTTCGAACCGTCAGCGCGAGGGGAAACGGGGAGACATGCGCTTCATCCTGAACATCATCTGGCTGGTGCTCTGCGGCTTCTGGATGGCCGTGGGCTACGTGGTGGCAGGCCTCATCTGCTGTGCGCTGATCATCACCATCCCCTGGGGCCTGGCCTCCTTCCGCATAGCGAACTACGCCCTGTGGCCCTTCGGCCGGACGATCGTCGCCAAGCCCACCGCCGGCGCCATGTCCTTCATCGGGAACATCATCTGGTTCCTGGTCGCCGGCCTGTGGCTGGCCATCGGCCACGCGGTCACCGGCGTTCTGCTGTGCCTGACCATCATCGGCATCCCGCTGGGCATCGCGAACTTCAAGCTGATCCCGGTCTCCCTGGCCCCGCTCGGCAAGGAGATCGTGACCAGCCGCGAGGCGGACTTCCGGTACGGATACCGCTGAGCGCGTCAGCGGATCGGCGCCGATCGCGCGGGATCACACGGGTTCGCTCAACCCGGTGGGAGACACCCCCCGCGATCCGGTATGCTGTTCGAGGTGTCCGGGAGACCGGGCGCTTTCGCAGTAAGGCCAGGTAGCTCAGTTGGTACGAGCGTCCGACTGAAAATCGGAAGGTCGGCGGTTCGACCCCGCCCCTGGCCACCTCGAAGAAGGACTGCAGAACCCCGTCGGGTGACCGGCGGGGTTCTTTCGTTTCCAGTTCACCCGGAGAGGAAAGTGAGTACCGTTGGCGGGCGACACGGAGCCGGACAGGGGGAACGCGATGCGGCGTGCGATGGTCGTGACGGTGTCCAACCGGGCGGCTAAGGGGGTGTACGCCGACACCACGGGGCCGATCATCGTGGAGCGGCTGACCGAGCTCGGATTCGCCGCCGCGGGGCCCGAGGTGGTGCCCGACGGAGCCCCGGTGGAGGCCGCGCTGCGGCGCATGCTCTCGCTCGGCTACGACGCCATCATCACCACCGGCGGGACCGGGATCTCGCCGACGGATCAGACCCCGGAGATGACGCGGCGGGTACTCGACTACGAGGTGCCGGGCATCGCTGAGGCGATCCGGGCCGAGGGGCTGCCGAAGGTTCCCACCGCCGCCCTGTCACGGGCGACCGCCGGCGTCGCGGGGCACACGCTCATCGTCAACCTTCCCGGCTCCGCCGGCGGAGTCCGGGACGGCATGGCCGTGCTCGGCCGGATCCTCGGGCACGCGCTCGACCAGCTGCGCGGGGGCGACCACTGAACCG harbors:
- a CDS encoding DUF4434 domain-containing protein gives rise to the protein MRTFEAPLTVDRDSTLHRLMAGADPTSLGLHAPAKVDTSKFHQADVDRITRQHTAVVSADSMSKAGTAQPNAVPNPPPLSVADCKAAVQASGNDFYVASRYDICQSDNLFFQFLQNGQVIGGLVYSRTIIGTSAGMPTEPERQLFFTVTLDSLSPIGTVDSDMLFTPSWSVTNVYGPAPTRSGSDSAWMLSDLIANGTTSNTWTYNTTAGSGQGSDDVYSDLAEFTLGFVPGPGWSCVQCDPVSTVPMAMRWDNASYASYVASPFGGAIFPYLVALQYDTNGNEGAVAKHIYTACGNPAATFPTNPAKAVPGCDADHPLHRLNTTTLLQRYKDNRNFARATCRAQWGAQYSQGNTLDCDEYPFALTYEGAAQNKYEPATPANNYSAMPLNKSQNDSAGNALINFLRWQRVLTTQTDDGFYVTITGVAGPPPPPPAVDPLTVGRINGSLVRASHIDALTDSRLAAEMSNMANLHMNTVVLESSVDIDDLQAGGVPTASYPNALQYHRSTQTDVVGRLLSAADAAGIHVLIGLAADDRWLQNVNDASATRTDADASRETADDLWTLYGSHASFGGWYLPLTVDNIHFASATAQTNLVNYYDTITEELRAITGDLTVATAANFDAVDTSLPGWQDSTAYAATWQSILPQADLDIVDLQDGVGDQHASAATMGTWFTAMGDAFSAAGGNTELYSGSQTYVADASGRTTPAGVKTIVADINATKTAAYTDWSASYLDYLSPDSGYNADNGSFTQAYADWAATGTGDGGDGDAPPTTPTGVTATAIDAQNIKVTWSASTDPKLPVAGYKIIRNGNPIATLIGTTTTYTDSQLIGSTAYTYKIQAFDGAGNTSASSSNATATTSVTPTAVTNYARCGAAAGAPGCSYTSDYKADVAGYPDDFDTKLTDGVMGTAALGTAWQGRDLGNYSFTVDLGTTKSITQIKSDWLQLRQDAVWDSAYLPAYLDFSTSTDGTNWTDVGLVPEPMTSATAQTKTYKLLNLNTVGRYVKVTVTARPGWTMTDELQVYGN
- a CDS encoding TRM11 family methyltransferase; protein product: MTIQPALPFPELDPLTADLPLSVWTTGQQDSRTQRRGRYLPASMAHPGKMLPAIARQAIEHYTSPDDLVIDPMCGIGTTLVEAIHTGRDAIGVEYEQRWADLALDNIGHAADRGATGGATAICGDALHIDELVSPDVHGRAALVLTSPPYGSSVHGQVRSTRDTGRPNVEKFDHHYSRDPANLAHRSLEDLMAGFTEILTSCRKLLKPGGFLAVTARPIRRGGALVDIPTMAQMRRRPRGPRPQAHRTGPGLDGGHRREGHQREALDARTALNVGAHRARSSINHDQSRARVRHGTRTRIALEMAPTCRASP
- a CDS encoding YccF domain-containing protein, coding for MRFILNIIWLVLCGFWMAVGYVVAGLICCALIITIPWGLASFRIANYALWPFGRTIVAKPTAGAMSFIGNIIWFLVAGLWLAIGHAVTGVLLCLTIIGIPLGIANFKLIPVSLAPLGKEIVTSREADFRYGYR
- a CDS encoding molybdenum cofactor biosynthesis protein B, producing the protein MRRAMVVTVSNRAAKGVYADTTGPIIVERLTELGFAAAGPEVVPDGAPVEAALRRMLSLGYDAIITTGGTGISPTDQTPEMTRRVLDYEVPGIAEAIRAEGLPKVPTAALSRATAGVAGHTLIVNLPGSAGGVRDGMAVLGRILGHALDQLRGGDH